Part of the Cellulomonas hominis genome, GGTTCCACAACGAGGCGGTCGCCCAGGCCCAGCGGATGCGGCGCGGCTGGGCGGTGCGCACCCTGCGGCTGGCCGGGCGCGCGCCGATGCCCGAGACCCTCGAGCTGGACGACGCGTGGCCCCCCGCGCTCGGCCGCCCGGGCCGCCCCCCGGCCGCCGCCTGACACGACCGCGCGAGGCGTGGACGGCGCCCCCGGGGCCGCCGCGCGCGCGACTACGATGGACGACGGAAGCCGCCAACCCCCTCCCGAACTGTGAGGTCACCGTGACCAGCGACACCACCCAGCCCGCGACCGCCGACGCCCCCGCGGTGGGCACGGCCCGCGTCAAGCGCGGCATGGCGGAGATGCTCAAGGGCGGCGTCATCATGGACGTCGTCACGCCGGAGCAGGCCAAGATCGCCGAGGACGCCGGCGCGGTCGCCGTCATGGCGCTCGAGCGCGTGCCCGCCGACATCCGGGCCCAGGGCGGCGTCGCGCGGATGAGCGACCCCGACCTGATCGACGGCATCGTCAACACCGTGTCCATCCCGGTGATGGCCAAGGCCCGCATCGGCCACTTCGTCGAGGCGCAGGTGCTGCAGAGCCTGGGCGTCGACTACGTCGACGAGTCCGAGGTGCTCACCCCGGCGGACTACGCGCACCACATCGACAAGTGGCAGTTCACCGTGCCCTTCGTGTGCGGCGCGACCAACCTCGGCGAGGCGCTGCGCCGCATCACCGAGGGCGCGGCCATGATCCGGTCGAAGGGCGAGGCCGGCACCGGCGACGTCTCGAACGCCACGACGCACATGCGGACCATCCGCCAGGAGATCCGCCGCCTCACCTCGCTGCCCGAGGACGAGCTGTTCCTCGCGGCCAAGGAGCTGCAGGCGCCGTACGACCTGGTCGTCGAGGTGGCTCGCGCCGGCAAGCTGCCGGTCGTGCTGTTCACCGCGGGCGGCATCGCCACCCCGGCCGACGCGGCGATGATGATGCAGCTCGGCGCGGAGGGCGTGTTCGTCGGCTCCGGCATCTTCAAGTCGGGCAACCCGGCGCAGCGCGCCGCGGCGATCGTCAAGGCCACGACCTTCTACGACGACCCGGACGTCATCGCGAAGGTGTCCCGCGGCCTCGGCGAGGCCATGGTCGGGATCAACGTCGACGACGTCCCGGTGCCGCACCGCCTGGCCGAGCGCGGCTGGTGACCCACCCGACCGACGGCCCGCCGACCCCCACCGGGGCCGGCGGGCCGTCGCCGTCGGTGCTCGGCGACGACTGGGTGCTCGGGGCCGACGGGCTGCGGTTCCGGCGCGCGGCGCGCGTGCTGCTGCTCGACGCCGACGACCGCCTGCTGCTGGTCCGGGGGCACGACGTCGACCAGCCCGAGCGGTCCTGGTGGTTCACCGTCGGGGGCGGGATCGACCCGGGGGAGTCGGCCCGCGCGGCGGCGGTCCGCGAGCTGCGCGAGGAGACCGGGCTGGTGCTCGGCGACGGCGCGCTGGTCGGTCCGGTGCTGACCCGGTCGGCGATCTTCGACTTCTACGCCGAGCACTGCCGCCAGGACGAGGAGTTCTTCCTGGCCCGCGTCGACCACGCGCTCGACCCCGCGTCGATCGCGCGCGACGGCTGGACCGAGGTCGAGCTCGACGTGCTGGACGAGGTGCGCTGGTGGCACCTGGACGACCTCGCGGCCGAGACGCGCGAGGTGTTCCCCGAGGGGCTGGCGGACCTGGTGCGGCCGCTGCTGGGCGGGTGGGACGGCGTGACCCGGCACCTGGGCCTGCAGCGCGACGACTGAGCGCTTTTCGTACCGGGGGGTAACTTCGGGGCGCCCGGATCGGTTATCGTCGGCCGGTGCCCCACTCCACCTCGCCCGTCACCCGCATGCACCGCAGCGGCATCCGCACCCTCATGGAGCTCGCGATGCGCGACCCGGAGGCGATCCGCCTGGAGATCGGGGAGCCCGACGTGCCGACGCCGGAGCACGTCGTCGCGGCGGCCGGGCGCGACGCGGCGGCCGGGCACACCGGGTATACGTCGAGCACCGGCACCCCGGAGCTGCGCGCCGCGCTGGCCGAGAAGGTGCGCCGGGTGAACGGCCTCGACGTCACGGCCGCGGACGTCGTCGTCACGCACGGCGCCATGCACGGCCTCGCGATGGCGATCAACGCCCTGGCCGGCCCGGGCGACGAGATCCTCGTGCCGGACCCGGAGTTCCCGAACTGGCGGATGGCCGCCGTGGCCGCCGGTGTCGAGGTCGGCACCTACCCGGCGCACGCCGCGAACGGCTTCGTGCCGGTGCTCGCCGACATCGCGGCGGCGGTCACGCCGGCGACGCGCGCGATCGTGCTGTGCTCCCCGAACAACCCGACGGGCGCCGTGTACCCGGCGGAGCTGCTCGCGGGCGTCGTCGAGCTGGCCCGGGAGCGCGACCTGTGGGTGCTCGCGGACGAGTGCTACGAGGCGATCACCTTCGACGCCCCGCACGCGTCCGCCGCGGCGTTCGACACGGACGGCCGGGTGCTCACGTTCTTCTCGTTCTCGAAGACCTACGCGATGACCGGCTGGCGCCTCGGCTACGTCGTCTCCCGCGACCCCGGCGTCATCGACCTGCTGGGCCAGGTCGCGGAGGCCACGGTGGCGTGCCCGTCGTCGGTCAGCCAGCGCGCCGCCCTGGCCGCGCTCACCGGCCCGCAGGACGACGTGGCCGCGGCCGTCGCGTCCTACCGGGAGCGCCGCGACGCGGCCGTCGCCCTGCTGGCCGCGCGCGGCGTCCCCTGCGTGCCGCCGCTCGGCGCGTTCTACCTCATGGTCGACGTCTCCGCCGCGACGCCCGACTCCGAGGCGTTCGCGCTGCGCCTGCTGGACGAGCGGCACGTGTCGGTGTCGCCGGGCAGCGCGTTCGGGCCCGGGGGCGAGGGCATGGTCCGGGTGTCCCTCGCGAGCGAGCGGTCCGCGTTGCTCGAGGGCCTGTCCCGGCTCGCCGACCTCGTGGCCGCGTGGGACGCCGTCGAGGTGCCCGCCGGCGCGGTGGACGGAGCAGTCACCGCGGATTCGTAGGATGAGGCGCGTGAGCGCCTCCCCGACCATCGGTGTCCTGGCCCTGCAGGGCGACGTCCGCGAGCACCTCGCCGCCCTGCGCGCGAGCGGCGCGGAGGCCGTCCCCGTGCGCCGCGCCTCCGAGCTGGACGCCGTCGACGCCCTCGTGCTCCCCGGCGGCGAGTCCACGACCATCGACAAGCTGCTGCGCGCGTTCGAGCTGGACGGGCCGGTCCGCGACCGCCTCGCCGCGGGGATGCCCGCCTACGGCTCGTGCGCCGGGATGATCCTGCTCGCCGACCGGATCGTCGGCGGCATCGACGGCCAGCGCACCCTCGGCGGCCTGGACGTCACGGTCCGGCGGAACGCCTTCGGGCGGCAGGTCGACTCCTTCGAGACGGACCTGCGGATCGAGGGCGTGCCGTCCAGCGCGGACGAGCCGGTGCACGCCGTGTTCATCCGCGCGCCCTGGGTCGACGAGATCGGACCGGCCGCCACCGCCCTCGCCCGCGTGGAGAGCGGGCCCGCCGCCGGTAGGATCGTCGCGGTGCGCCAGGGCCCGCTGCTCGCGACGTCCTTCCACCCGGAGGTGACGGGCGACACGCGGGTGCACCGGCTGTTCGTCGAGATCGTCCGCGACGCCCGGTAGGGGAGCGTCGGCGCGCGACCCGGCGCCGGGTCGCGACGCCCTGGGGATGCGCGTGCAGGACGAGTCTGGTGAAGCGAGAGGGAAGCGATGTCGGGTCACTCCAAGTGGGCCACCACGAAGCACAAGAAGGCCGTGATCGACGCGAAGCGCGGCAAGCTCTTCGCCAAGCTCATCAAGAACATCGAGGTCGCCGCGCGCACCGGCGGCGGTGACCCGGCGGGCAACCCGACGCTCTACGACGCGATCCAGAAGGCCAAGAAGACCTCGGTCCCGAACGACAACATCGAGCGCGCCGTCAAGCGCGGCTCCGGTGCCGAGGCCGGCGGCGCGGACTACCAGACGATCCTCTACGAGGGCTACGGCCCCGGCGGCATCGCGGTCCTCGTCGAGTGCCTCACCGACAACCGCAACCGCGCGGCGGCGGACGTGCGCGTCGCGTTCACCCGCAGCGGCGGCCAGATGGCCGACCCCGGCTCGGTGGCGTACCTGTTCTCCCGCAAGGGCGTCGTCATGGTCCCGAAGGAGGGCACCACGGAGGACGACGTCATGATGGCGGTGCTCGAGGCCGGCGCGGAGGAGGTCAACGACGCGGGCGACCAGTTCGAGGTCCTGTCCGAGGCCACCGACCTGGTGCCCGTCCGCACGGCGCTGCAGGACGCGGGCATCGAGTACGACTCCGCCGACGTGGTGTTCTACCCGGCCACGCAGATCGAGGTGGACGCTGAGGGTGCCCGCAAGATCCTCCGGCTGATCGACGCGCTCGAGGACTCGGACGACGTGCAGAACGTCTACGCGAACTTCGACGCCTCGGACGAGGTCATGGCGGAGCTCGAGGAGGACTGACCCCTCGCGCGCCGCGACGCCCCGCCCGGACCCCGGTCCGGCGCGGGGCGTCGGCGTGTCCACCCCGCCGTCTCCCGCTGACCGGAGGGTTCTGCCCGACACGCCCGGCGTGTCCCGCCAGCAACCTCCACTCACGGCGTGCGCCGGGGCGACGGGTGCCTGTGGCCCTGCGCGGCGCGGCTCCCGCGCGGGGCGGGTGCGGGCTGGGAGACTCGGGCGGTGCGCGTGCTTGGTGTGGACCCGGGGCTGACCCGCTGCGGGCTCGGGGTGGTCGACGGCCTCCCCGGGCGGAAGGTGCGGATGGTCGCGGTCGGGGTCGCCACCACGACCCCGGACCTGGACGTCGACCAGCGGCTGCTCGCCGTCGCGGCGCAGATCGAGGACTGGCTCGACGAGCACGCCCCGGACACCGTCGCCGTCGAGCGGGTGTTCGCGCAGCACAACGTGCGGACGGTCATGGGCACGGCGCAGGTCGCGGGGATCGCGATGCTCGCCGCCGCGCGCCGGCGGATCCCCGTGGCGATGCACACGCCGTCCGAGGTGAAGGCCGCCGTCACCGGCAACGGGCGGGCGGACAAGCCCCAGGTGCAGTCGATGGTGCAGCGGCTGCTGTCCCTCGACGAGCTGCCCCGGCCCGCGGACGCCGCGGACGCGCTCGCCCTGGCGATCTGCCACCTGTGGCGCCCGGCCGGCGCGATCGGGGCGCCGCAGCGCGCGCCGGGGTCGATGACCGCCGCGCAGCGGGCGTGGGCCGCGGCGGAGCAGGCCAGCCGGCGCGTGCGCGCCTGACGCCCGGCGCAGAGGTGGGAGGTCCGGACCGGCACGCCGTCGGCGTGTCCGCTCGAGCCGTCCACTGCGCGGGGGTGTGTCGTTCGTACACGTGTTCGCATCCGTGGCAGACTGCACGCGACGACGGGAAGGAGCCGGTGTGATCGCCTCGGTGCACGGGACGGTGCGGGCCGTGCGGCTGGACGCCGCGGTGCTGGAGGTCGGGGGCGTGGGCCTGCTGGTGCAGGCGACCCCGGCGACGCTCGCAGGGCTGCGGGTCGGCCAGGCCGCGACGCTGTTCACCTCGCTGGTGGTCCGGGAGGACGCTCTCACGCTGTTCGGCTTCGCCGAGGACGACGAGCGCGAGGTGTTCGAGGTGCTGCAGACCGTCAGCGGCGTCGGGCCGCGGCTCGCGCTGGCGATGCTCGCGGTGCACACGCCGGACGGCCTGCGCCGGGCGGTCGCGGGGGAGGACCTCGCGGCGCTCAAGCGCGTGCCCGGCATCGGGCACAAGGGGGCGCAGCGCATCGTGCTGGAGCTCGCGGACCGGCTCGGCGCCCCGGCGCCCGTGGGTGTCCCGGGCGGATCGGCCGCGGCCGCCGCTCCGGCGGACCGGCGCGACCAGGTCGTGGACGCGCTCGTCGGGCTGGGCTGGAACCAGAAGGCGGCGCAGGACGCCGTCGCGACCGTGCTGGACGGCAGCGAGGAGCCGGTCGGCGAGGCCGAGGTGGCGGGCGTGCTGCGCGCCGCGCTGCGGACGCTGGGCGGCGGGCGTGGCTGAGGACCCGTCGGTCGTCCGCCCGGAGGCCGACGAGCTGGAGCGGGCCGCCGAGGCGGCGCTGCGCCCGCGGCACCTCGACGAGTTCGTCGGCCAGAAGGTCGTCCGCGAGCAGCTGTCCCTGGTGCTGCAGGCGGCGATCGGCCGCGGCCGGGCCCCGGACCACGTGCTGCTGTCCGGCCCGCCCGGGCTCGGCAAGACGACGCTCGCCATGATCATCGCGGCGGAGCTCGGCACGTCCCTGCGCGTGACCAGCGGACCCGCGATCCAGCACGCCGGCGACCTGGCGGCGATCCTGTCCTCCCTGGAGGAGGGCGAGGTGCTGTTCCTCGACGAGATCCACCGCCTGGCCCGCCCGGCGGAGGAGCTGCTGTACGTCGCGATGGAGGACTTCCGGGTCGACGTCGTGGTCGGCAAGGGCGCGGGCGCCAGCGCGATCCCGCTCGCCCTGCCGCCGTTCACGGTGGTCGGCGCCACCACCCGCGCCGGCCTGCTGCCGGCGCCGCTCCGCGACCGGTTCGGGTTCACCGGGCACCTCGACTTCTACGCCGACGACGAGCTCGAGCGGGTGCTGCTGCGCTCCGCCGGGCTGCTCGGCGTGCCGCTCGCCCCGGAGGCGGCGGCCGAGATCGCGTCCCGGTCCCGCGGCACCCCCCGCATCGCGAACCGGCTGCTGCGGCGGGTGCGCGACTGGGCGCAGGTGCGCGGCGACGGCACGCTGTCGCTGGCCGCGGCGCGGGCGGCGCTCGAGGTCTACGAGGTCGACCGGCGCGGGCTGGACCGCCTCGACCGCGCCGTGCTGACCGCGCTGTGCAGCCGGTTCGGGGGCGGGCCGGTCGGGCTCACGACGCTGGCCGTCGCGGTGGGCGAGGAGCCGGAGACCG contains:
- the pdxS gene encoding pyridoxal 5'-phosphate synthase lyase subunit PdxS; this translates as MAEMLKGGVIMDVVTPEQAKIAEDAGAVAVMALERVPADIRAQGGVARMSDPDLIDGIVNTVSIPVMAKARIGHFVEAQVLQSLGVDYVDESEVLTPADYAHHIDKWQFTVPFVCGATNLGEALRRITEGAAMIRSKGEAGTGDVSNATTHMRTIRQEIRRLTSLPEDELFLAAKELQAPYDLVVEVARAGKLPVVLFTAGGIATPADAAMMMQLGAEGVFVGSGIFKSGNPAQRAAAIVKATTFYDDPDVIAKVSRGLGEAMVGINVDDVPVPHRLAERGW
- a CDS encoding NUDIX hydrolase — protein: MTHPTDGPPTPTGAGGPSPSVLGDDWVLGADGLRFRRAARVLLLDADDRLLLVRGHDVDQPERSWWFTVGGGIDPGESARAAAVRELREETGLVLGDGALVGPVLTRSAIFDFYAEHCRQDEEFFLARVDHALDPASIARDGWTEVELDVLDEVRWWHLDDLAAETREVFPEGLADLVRPLLGGWDGVTRHLGLQRDD
- a CDS encoding pyridoxal phosphate-dependent aminotransferase is translated as MPHSTSPVTRMHRSGIRTLMELAMRDPEAIRLEIGEPDVPTPEHVVAAAGRDAAAGHTGYTSSTGTPELRAALAEKVRRVNGLDVTAADVVVTHGAMHGLAMAINALAGPGDEILVPDPEFPNWRMAAVAAGVEVGTYPAHAANGFVPVLADIAAAVTPATRAIVLCSPNNPTGAVYPAELLAGVVELARERDLWVLADECYEAITFDAPHASAAAFDTDGRVLTFFSFSKTYAMTGWRLGYVVSRDPGVIDLLGQVAEATVACPSSVSQRAALAALTGPQDDVAAAVASYRERRDAAVALLAARGVPCVPPLGAFYLMVDVSAATPDSEAFALRLLDERHVSVSPGSAFGPGGEGMVRVSLASERSALLEGLSRLADLVAAWDAVEVPAGAVDGAVTADS
- the pdxT gene encoding pyridoxal 5'-phosphate synthase glutaminase subunit PdxT encodes the protein MRRVSASPTIGVLALQGDVREHLAALRASGAEAVPVRRASELDAVDALVLPGGESTTIDKLLRAFELDGPVRDRLAAGMPAYGSCAGMILLADRIVGGIDGQRTLGGLDVTVRRNAFGRQVDSFETDLRIEGVPSSADEPVHAVFIRAPWVDEIGPAATALARVESGPAAGRIVAVRQGPLLATSFHPEVTGDTRVHRLFVEIVRDAR
- a CDS encoding YebC/PmpR family DNA-binding transcriptional regulator: MSGHSKWATTKHKKAVIDAKRGKLFAKLIKNIEVAARTGGGDPAGNPTLYDAIQKAKKTSVPNDNIERAVKRGSGAEAGGADYQTILYEGYGPGGIAVLVECLTDNRNRAAADVRVAFTRSGGQMADPGSVAYLFSRKGVVMVPKEGTTEDDVMMAVLEAGAEEVNDAGDQFEVLSEATDLVPVRTALQDAGIEYDSADVVFYPATQIEVDAEGARKILRLIDALEDSDDVQNVYANFDASDEVMAELEED
- the ruvC gene encoding crossover junction endodeoxyribonuclease RuvC, which codes for MRVLGVDPGLTRCGLGVVDGLPGRKVRMVAVGVATTTPDLDVDQRLLAVAAQIEDWLDEHAPDTVAVERVFAQHNVRTVMGTAQVAGIAMLAAARRRIPVAMHTPSEVKAAVTGNGRADKPQVQSMVQRLLSLDELPRPADAADALALAICHLWRPAGAIGAPQRAPGSMTAAQRAWAAAEQASRRVRA
- the ruvA gene encoding Holliday junction branch migration protein RuvA, coding for MIASVHGTVRAVRLDAAVLEVGGVGLLVQATPATLAGLRVGQAATLFTSLVVREDALTLFGFAEDDEREVFEVLQTVSGVGPRLALAMLAVHTPDGLRRAVAGEDLAALKRVPGIGHKGAQRIVLELADRLGAPAPVGVPGGSAAAAAPADRRDQVVDALVGLGWNQKAAQDAVATVLDGSEEPVGEAEVAGVLRAALRTLGGGRG
- the ruvB gene encoding Holliday junction branch migration DNA helicase RuvB — translated: MAEDPSVVRPEADELERAAEAALRPRHLDEFVGQKVVREQLSLVLQAAIGRGRAPDHVLLSGPPGLGKTTLAMIIAAELGTSLRVTSGPAIQHAGDLAAILSSLEEGEVLFLDEIHRLARPAEELLYVAMEDFRVDVVVGKGAGASAIPLALPPFTVVGATTRAGLLPAPLRDRFGFTGHLDFYADDELERVLLRSAGLLGVPLAPEAAAEIASRSRGTPRIANRLLRRVRDWAQVRGDGTLSLAAARAALEVYEVDRRGLDRLDRAVLTALCSRFGGGPVGLTTLAVAVGEEPETVETVAEPFLVREGLIGRTPRGRVATPEAWAHLGLTPPVPTGTLFG